GGTCATAGAGCAGGCCCTGAAGATATTTCTCCTCCTCCTGTGTTAGATTGCCCCGCGTCTTCTCCTCTATCATTTTAAGGGTGTCTATTGTATACTTGGCCTGGTCCCGGTTTATTGCCTTCTGCTTGGTGAAGGGGTTTTCTATCTGACCGAGGGCGATAAGGGTCTGTGAGGCAAGCCCGGAGACAAAGAGCATAAAGTTGGGCTCTGGGATGTGAGGGCGGGTGCCTTCTTGCCTGGCTTCTTTTTTCTCCTGCTGGGCTTGTTCCTTCCATTCCTGGTCTATTGTCTTCTTTTCTTCCCGCGCCGGTTCTTCCGCTGGAGTGGGTCTGTCCTGGGCCTTTTCTTCAACCTTTTTCTCTTCACGAGCCACATCTTCTTGTGGCGCCTGCTTCTGTTCCTGCTGCTTTGCGGAGGCCTTCTTTTCTTCTCGCGGCTGTTCTTGTTGTAGAACCTGCTCGTCTTGAGCCTTTTCTACCCGCACGTTTTTTTTCTGTTTAGGTTGTTTCTTATGGACCTTCTTTACAGACTTTTTTGCCTTAGCCATATTTGAACCTCTGCCGGCGTTTTTTTATAGCCGCACGGTGCGTCCAGACTAACCTTCTGTTGGTTAAACGTGGCAGCGAGCTGCCACGCTACATAGAAAATGCTACTAACAACAAGTAGGAATCTGCGTATAACTTGCCGGACAGGTTTAAAAACCTGTTCCTACTTTTGTTAAAAGAAGATTGTCCGCTATTCTGTCAGTAGTTGCTTCCGCAGTTCCTTTACCTCCTCTGTCCCGGATTCCACGAGCGTTGCCTTTATAAAATCTCTGAAGAGCGGATGGGGCCGGGTGGGCTTGGATTTGAACTCCGGGTGGAACTGTACGGAGACAAACCACGGGTGTTCCTTCAGCTCAATTATCTCGACCAGCTGTTGATCGGGTGAAAGACCGCTAAAGACCATACCCTTGGAGGCGAATAACTCTTTGTAGGCGTTATTAAATTCATAGCGATGCCTGTGTCTCTCTGATATCTCATCCCTGCCGTATGCGGCATGTGCCCTGGTGTCAGGCCCAAGGACGCATGGATGTGCTCCAAGCCTCATGGTGCCCCCGAGCCCCTGTATGTCTTTTTGCTCCTCAAGGAGACATATTACCGGGTCTTTCGTGTCCAGGTTAAACTCTGTGCTGTTTGCATCCTTTAGTCCGCAGACGTTTCTGGCGAAGTCGATAGTGGCGCAATGCAGCCCCAGACAAAGGCCCAGGTAAGGTATCTTATTCTCTCTGGCGTATTTGGCGACAATGACCTTGCCCTCGATGCCTCGCTCGCCGAAGCCGCCCGGAACTATGATTCCCTTCACCCCGTCCAGACATCTCTCAGGGCCCTCGGTTTCGACGTCCTCTGCCTCGACGCGCCGTACCTTGACGCTGGTATAATTTGCGCTGCCCGCGTGGGTAATGGACTCGTAAATGGATTCATAGGCCGACTTATGTGTTATGTATTTTCCGACCAGCGCTATCTCCGTGCAGGACCGGGGGTTCTTTAATCTGGCCAACATCTCTTCCCATTCGTGCAGGTCGTGGCCGTCCATTTTCAGCCCCAGTTTTTTCAGGATGATGCCGTCGAGGCCCTGATCCCTTAAAATGATGGGTATGTCGTATAGATAGGGTTTTACGTCGGTCTCCTCTATGACGGCGTCTTTTTCCACGTTGCAGAATAGTGATATTTTTTTCCTGATGTCCGGTGAAAGAGGCTTTTCGGTCCTGCATATAAGGATGTCCGGCTCGATACCCGCCTGCCTGAGAATGCCGACACCGTGCTGTGTGGGTTTGGTCTTCATCTCGTCGGCGGCCTTGAGATACGGTATCAGTGTAAGGTGTACAAAGAGGACGTTCTGCCGTCCTATGTCCTGGGCGTATTGCCTGATGGCCTCAAGGAAGGGCTGGCTCTCTATGTCACCCACAATCCCCCCTATCTCAGAGATGACGACGTCAACGCCGGGAACGGCCAGCCTCCTTATACCGTCCTTTATCTCGTTTGTTATGTGGGGTATTATCTGGACGGTCTTGCCGAGATAATCTCCCCTCCGCTCCTTTGTGATGACAGAGTTGTAAATGGAGCCGGTGGTGAGATTGCAGTCTCTGTTCATAACGGCGCTGGTGAACCGCTCATAGTGCCCGAGGTCGAGGTCCGTCTCGGCACCGTCCTCGGTGACGTAGACCTCACCGTGTTCAAACGGGCTCATGGTGCCGGGGTCTACGTTTACGTATGGGTCGAACTTCTGGAGGCTTACCTTCAACCCCCGGCTCTCGAGCAGCAGCCCTATCGAGGCGCTGTTAAGGCCCTTCCCCAGGGATGATACTACGCCGCCTGTGACGAATATGTGTTTTGTCATATTGTTATTGTCAATTCCTGTACGTGTCGAGAAACCGTTTAAAATCCTCCGGGGTATCTATACCGTGGCATCTGTGGGGCGTAACAGATACCCTTATCTTGTATCCGTTTGATAGCGCCCTGAGCTGCTCCAGGTCTTCTGTCTTTTCGAGCGCGGTCTGTGGCAGGGTGGCGTAATTCATCAGAAAATCTCTCCGGTATGCGTATACCCCAAGATGTTTGAGAAAGATTCCCTTATCGGCGAACTCCGCTTCAGGGTGGTTTCCGTGGGGTATAGGAGACCTGGAGAAGTAGAGGGCATAGCCGTTACTGTCCAGGACGACCTTGACTGCGTGAGGGTCATCGAACTCGCTGCGGGAGACGATGGGGTTTGCCAGGGTGGTCATCACGGCCCCGGTATCGTTTGATAGAATAGTTACTATGGTATCGACCATCTCAGGCATTACTTCCGGCTCGTCACCCTGCACGTTTACGATGATGTCGATGTCGGGGTCCAGCTCCGACGCCGCCTCCGCCACCCGCTCCGTCCCTGAACGGTGCTCCGGGGAGGTCATCGTCACACGTCCCCCGAAACCTTTTACCACGTCATAGATGCGTTTGTCATCGGTGGCCACCAAAACCCCTTTTATGGTCTTAGCGTCTTTTACCCTGGAATAGACGTGCTCAATGATATATTTGCCGGTAATGGTCTTTGCCTCGGGAAGTATGCACTTGCCTGGAAGCCTTGTTGAGCCGTATCGTGCCGGTATGACGGCGTAGGCATTCATGCCTACACATGCTATCAACTGCGGGACGGCGTGTCAACCTCATCCTTTTATGACACCGAGCGGCCTGAGTTGTACGACCTTCCGGGCGATTCCCGCGTTGTGGACGACGTCTACCACCTCGGTGACGTCCTTATAGGCCTCGGGTATCTCCTCGGCCAGTGTGCGCCACCCCGACGCCCTTACCACCACTCCCAGTTCCTGCATCGCCTTTACAATGTTCTTGCCCTTTGCTATTTTGGATGCCTTTGTCCGGCTCATCAGCCTCCCGGCGCCGTGGCAGCTTGACGCGAATGTCTCGGCGCTTGCGGCCTCGGTGCCCACAAGTATGTATGAGTAGCGGCCCATATCACCGGGGATGAGTACCGGCTGCCCGGTGGTCTTGTAGGCCTCCGGGGTCTGAGGGTGTCCGGGGGGCAGCGCCCTGGTTGCGCCCTTGCGGTGGACGCACAGGCGCCTGGACTTGCCGTCTACCACATGGTCTTCGAATTTCGCGATGTTGTGGCATACGTCGTATATGAGGTCGAGTCCCAGTTCCTCAGTTGACCTGCCGAGCACACGGGAAAAACTCTCCCTGACCCAGTGTGTGATCATCTGCCGGTTGGCGAACGCGAAGTTGGCGGCGCAGGCCATTGCCGCGAAGTAACGGCCGCCCTCGTCCGAGTCGAGAGGGGCGCAGCATAGCTGGCGGTCCGGCAGGTCTATACCGTATTTCCTGGCCGCCTGTATCATTACGGCGATGAAGTCGTCACAGACCTGATAACCAAGGCCACGGGAGCCGGTGTGTACCTGAATGGCGATACCGCCCTGCTCAAGACCCAGCCCGCGGGCGAGCTGTTCGTCATACACCTCGGATACGACGTCGATCTCAACAAAATGGTTTCCGGAGCCAAGTGTGCCTACCTGCGCCCGGCCCCGTTCCAGCGCCTTCTGTGAGACGTGGGCAGGGTCTGCTCCCTTTATGCACCCGCCTTCCTCGATGTGGTCGAGGTCCTTTTGCAAGCCATACCCCTTTGACACGGCCCACCGGGCGCCCTTGTGCAGCAGGGACTCCAGTTCGGCGTGGCTCAGCTTCAGATCCTTCCTGCGCGAGCCTACGCCCGCGGGTATGTTGCGGAAGAGGGTGTCGACAAGTTTTTCGATGAGCCCCGATATCTCTTCCTGTCTCAGGTTTGAACGCATGACCCTGACGCCGCAGTTGATGTCGTAACCCACGCCGCCGGGGGATATCACACCTGTCTTCTCGTCGAAGGCCGCGACGCCGCCTATGGGGAAACCGTAGCCCTCGTGTATGTCGGGCATGGCCAGTGAGGCCCGGACTATCCCCGGCAAGGTCGCCACGTTGGCCACCTGTCGAAGGCTATCGTCCTTCTTTATGTCCTTAATTATCTTCTCGTTCGCGTAGATGATACCGTCAACCCGCATACTGCCTTCTCTTGTCAGCCTGTAACGGTACTCATCTATCTTTTCGAGGTTGATTAACGGTTCCTCAGCCATACATTATTATTCCTTTCCTGTCAGGGGCACGGCATGCCGTACCCATACAAGATTACAGGTCTACGACTACCCGTGCGTGCCACCTGCCGGGTTCCTGCCGCACCTCAATGCGGTGGTACGTAACGGCCTTAAGCGGGGTCAGGATGACATGCCGTCCGGGAATGAATTTTTCACCAAAGGCCGACGCGCGTAGTTTCCCGCCATTTATCTCTGCAACCTTGAATCTTTTAAAGAGCAGGTCTTCCACCTCGTTAAGGTAAAGCAGTTCGTTCAGCCATTTGACGAGGAGTTGTTCATAGTCCGTTTCTGTATCCTTGGCCGCTTCTTTCGTTATCTGTATATTGACGGTTCTTTCCGTCTTCTCCTCTACTTTTGACAGGTCAGCGTATACGTCGAAGAGTGCAAACGCCGCATTCTCAAAGAGATCCCCTAAATCCTTGCCGTATGCGACGAACGCAAGGTCGGCCGTGTGCTCGATAAGTATATATCTCTCCTCTGCCAATATCTTCATCCCGGGAAACAGACGCAGTTTCTAACTAAATTATCCGGCATTGGCAAATTACTGTCAACTGAAAAGGGAAAGGGTTGTGGCGTTCATATTGCGGGTACTTTCAAGACCGCGTTCTTGTGTCATCAACAAGTCTGCTTAATGCCTGTTTTGCAGGTGTGTGGTCGTGATGTGTGAGCTTACTGGAGCAGTTTTAGACAAATTCCACTGAGCACAAATCAGGGATGCAGGATGGACTTACGAGTTCCTTTTCCCCGGCAGGGCCGGCTTAAAAGACCCATTACACGATGTTCTTTTGATGATATCCTTGCTTAGTCTCCTTCACCTCGTGCTTGATGGCGCCAGCGGCCGGTGAAGGTGTACGCGAGCGCTTCTATGATTTTGTCTATTATAATCTCGGCTTTTTTTGCCTTTTTAGTCTTCTTCATTTCAGGCACCTCCCATTAACGGCTTTAATGGGCCTGCATGCCTCTTATTATTTTATAGCTCTGTTTGTAGCCGGGCGTCAACAAAAATGCCTGAAAATCTCAATGGCAGGGCCGGGGTCTTTAAGCGGTTGACATTTATTGATGACGGAATATACTACGGACTAACTGCCGGCAGGGCGCTGGGTCTTAATCGTTACTCATAATCATTACTATAGCGCGGTGCGTCGAGACACACCCTGCATGCCGAAAATGCCGATATTGCCCGGAGCACATGACATGGATTTTCTTTCGCTCCTTATTGCCACAATCATCCTGAGGCCGTACGTATTTATACTCTTCTTTATGTATTTGCTGGCGGGCGCGGTTCAGCTGGGGACCCGGCGGATTATTCTCTTTACGCTGCTTGCCTACACGATAGCGTTCGTCTCCGAATATTCTTCCACTAGAACCGGAATCCCCTACGGTATGTATATATACACGGGTTATACGCACGGTAAGGAACTCTACATCTCCAACGTGCCGTTTATGGATTCCCTCTCATACACCTTCCTCGCGTACTTCAGCTACTCCCTGTCCCTGCTGGTCACGTCACGGCTCTGCAGGAGCGGGATTGACGTACAATTGATCAGGGACAAGAGACACTGGCGGTCCCGCGGGGTCCTGTTGCTGGCGGCGACGTTCATGATGCTGCAGGACGTGGTGGTGGACCCGGTGGCGCTGAGGGGGGCGGGATGGTTTCTGGGTCAGATATTCTATTACCCTGATGCCGGTATATATTTCGGTGTGCCGCTGTCTAATTTCCTTGGATGGTTCGTGGTGGCCCTTGCCATTATCTATCTATTTCAGCGGCTGGACAGTCTTGTCGAGGGGTGGAGGGGTTTCAAGGATGAGGGCATGCGTTACGTCCCGTATAAGGCCCTGCTGGGCCCGGCCTGTTATTTTGCCACCATGCTCTTTAACCTGTTCGTGACGTTTTATATCGGGGAGTACCTGCTGGGTCTGGCCAGTCTGACGATAACGGGTATGCTGCTTTATTTAGTGCGCGGGAGCATCCTTGCCGCCGAGCATGTGGACGAGTCTGAGCTTCGGAAGATTGTCGGGCCTTATCACATCAATCAATTCTAGCCGCCAAACAGATATGGTACGTCTCGTTACTACAATTACAAACCTCACGCGTAAGAACTACCTGTTCTTTTTGAGCCGTTCTACAAGCCCCAATATCTCGTCCTCGGGCCATCTGAGGAAAAGCCCCTTGCGTATGGGTTGAGGGAACTCGCCCCTCTCAATCCAATTCCGGATAGTAAACCGCGTTACTCCAAAAAGTTCGCAAACGTCCTTGAGTCTTACAAAACGGGTCATCGCCTGGCTCCTTTCCTTACCCATAAGCAGAAACAAAAAACTCCCCTCAGATTCAATAAGCTCGGCCAGGCTTCCGTCGTCGTTGGCAATTATGTCGTCCACCAGTTCGTCCTTGCTGGTATACTGGTCGCCGCGAAGCTGGTACAGCTCGTTAAGTTCTCTTTTTGATAAAGTTTCCCGCATAAGTTGACTGTCCATCAGATTCCCACCCGGTCAAAATTATCTATTGACA
Above is a genomic segment from Candidatus Bathyanammoxibius amoris containing:
- a CDS encoding DUF1844 domain-containing protein: MAKAKKSVKKVHKKQPKQKKNVRVEKAQDEQVLQQEQPREEKKASAKQQEQKQAPQEDVAREEKKVEEKAQDRPTPAEEPAREEKKTIDQEWKEQAQQEKKEARQEGTRPHIPEPNFMLFVSGLASQTLIALGQIENPFTKQKAINRDQAKYTIDTLKMIEEKTRGNLTQEEEKYLQGLLYDLRMSYISTTE
- a CDS encoding CTP synthase, which produces MTKHIFVTGGVVSSLGKGLNSASIGLLLESRGLKVSLQKFDPYVNVDPGTMSPFEHGEVYVTEDGAETDLDLGHYERFTSAVMNRDCNLTTGSIYNSVITKERRGDYLGKTVQIIPHITNEIKDGIRRLAVPGVDVVISEIGGIVGDIESQPFLEAIRQYAQDIGRQNVLFVHLTLIPYLKAADEMKTKPTQHGVGILRQAGIEPDILICRTEKPLSPDIRKKISLFCNVEKDAVIEETDVKPYLYDIPIILRDQGLDGIILKKLGLKMDGHDLHEWEEMLARLKNPRSCTEIALVGKYITHKSAYESIYESITHAGSANYTSVKVRRVEAEDVETEGPERCLDGVKGIIVPGGFGERGIEGKVIVAKYARENKIPYLGLCLGLHCATIDFARNVCGLKDANSTEFNLDTKDPVICLLEEQKDIQGLGGTMRLGAHPCVLGPDTRAHAAYGRDEISERHRHRYEFNNAYKELFASKGMVFSGLSPDQQLVEIIELKEHPWFVSVQFHPEFKSKPTRPHPLFRDFIKATLVESGTEEVKELRKQLLTE
- the kdsB gene encoding 3-deoxy-manno-octulosonate cytidylyltransferase, which encodes MNAYAVIPARYGSTRLPGKCILPEAKTITGKYIIEHVYSRVKDAKTIKGVLVATDDKRIYDVVKGFGGRVTMTSPEHRSGTERVAEAASELDPDIDIIVNVQGDEPEVMPEMVDTIVTILSNDTGAVMTTLANPIVSRSEFDDPHAVKVVLDSNGYALYFSRSPIPHGNHPEAEFADKGIFLKHLGVYAYRRDFLMNYATLPQTALEKTEDLEQLRALSNGYKIRVSVTPHRCHGIDTPEDFKRFLDTYRN
- a CDS encoding RtcB family protein, with product MNLEKIDEYRYRLTREGSMRVDGIIYANEKIIKDIKKDDSLRQVANVATLPGIVRASLAMPDIHEGYGFPIGGVAAFDEKTGVISPGGVGYDINCGVRVMRSNLRQEEISGLIEKLVDTLFRNIPAGVGSRRKDLKLSHAELESLLHKGARWAVSKGYGLQKDLDHIEEGGCIKGADPAHVSQKALERGRAQVGTLGSGNHFVEIDVVSEVYDEQLARGLGLEQGGIAIQVHTGSRGLGYQVCDDFIAVMIQAARKYGIDLPDRQLCCAPLDSDEGGRYFAAMACAANFAFANRQMITHWVRESFSRVLGRSTEELGLDLIYDVCHNIAKFEDHVVDGKSRRLCVHRKGATRALPPGHPQTPEAYKTTGQPVLIPGDMGRYSYILVGTEAASAETFASSCHGAGRLMSRTKASKIAKGKNIVKAMQELGVVVRASGWRTLAEEIPEAYKDVTEVVDVVHNAGIARKVVQLRPLGVIKG
- a CDS encoding archease, which translates into the protein MAEERYILIEHTADLAFVAYGKDLGDLFENAAFALFDVYADLSKVEEKTERTVNIQITKEAAKDTETDYEQLLVKWLNELLYLNEVEDLLFKRFKVAEINGGKLRASAFGEKFIPGRHVILTPLKAVTYHRIEVRQEPGRWHARVVVDL
- a CDS encoding carotenoid biosynthesis protein, with the translated sequence MDFLSLLIATIILRPYVFILFFMYLLAGAVQLGTRRIILFTLLAYTIAFVSEYSSTRTGIPYGMYIYTGYTHGKELYISNVPFMDSLSYTFLAYFSYSLSLLVTSRLCRSGIDVQLIRDKRHWRSRGVLLLAATFMMLQDVVVDPVALRGAGWFLGQIFYYPDAGIYFGVPLSNFLGWFVVALAIIYLFQRLDSLVEGWRGFKDEGMRYVPYKALLGPACYFATMLFNLFVTFYIGEYLLGLASLTITGMLLYLVRGSILAAEHVDESELRKIVGPYHINQF
- a CDS encoding helix-turn-helix domain-containing protein encodes the protein MRETLSKRELNELYQLRGDQYTSKDELVDDIIANDDGSLAELIESEGSFLFLLMGKERSQAMTRFVRLKDVCELFGVTRFTIRNWIERGEFPQPIRKGLFLRWPEDEILGLVERLKKNR